A single region of the Streptomyces caelestis genome encodes:
- a CDS encoding amidase, translated as MTELTELTAVRLLDGYRKGEWSPVEATRAALERAEAIQPEVNAFVRLTAEDALARARESEERWRRGEPQGLLDGVPVTVKDILLLRGAPTLRGSKAVDPAGRWDEDAPSVARLREHGAVFIGKTTTPEYGWKGVTDSPLSGVTRNPYDPSRTAGGSSGGSAAAVALGAGPLSLGTDGGGSVRIPASFCGIFALKPTYGRVPLYPASAFGTLAHVGPMARDAADAALLMDVIGHPDSRDWSALAPPPGTYTDGLTGGVRGLRVAYSPSLGGQVAVRPEVASAVRHAVERLAELGAYVTETDPDLTEPVEAFHTLWFSGAARVTQHLGPGQRELLDPGLREICTQGARYSALDYLAAVDVRMDLGRRMGRFHDSYDLLVTPTLPITAFEAGVEVPKGSGHRRWTGWTPFTYPFNMTQQPAASVPVGADGDGLPIGLQLVAARHRDDLVLRAAHALYEAGVASAGRLTPSGS; from the coding sequence ATGACCGAGCTCACCGAGCTGACCGCCGTACGGCTCCTCGACGGCTACCGCAAGGGCGAGTGGAGCCCCGTGGAGGCGACCCGCGCGGCGCTGGAGCGGGCCGAGGCGATCCAGCCGGAGGTGAACGCCTTCGTCCGGCTGACCGCCGAGGACGCGCTGGCCCGGGCTAGGGAGTCGGAGGAGCGCTGGCGGCGCGGTGAGCCGCAGGGGCTGCTGGACGGGGTGCCGGTCACGGTCAAGGACATCCTGCTGCTGCGCGGCGCGCCGACCCTGCGCGGGTCGAAGGCCGTGGATCCGGCGGGGCGCTGGGACGAGGACGCCCCGTCCGTGGCCCGCCTGCGGGAGCACGGGGCGGTCTTCATCGGCAAGACGACGACCCCCGAGTACGGCTGGAAGGGCGTGACGGACTCGCCGCTCAGCGGCGTGACGCGCAACCCGTACGACCCCTCGCGCACCGCGGGCGGGTCCAGCGGCGGCAGCGCGGCGGCCGTGGCGCTCGGCGCGGGACCGCTGTCGCTGGGCACGGACGGCGGCGGCAGTGTCCGTATCCCGGCGTCGTTCTGCGGGATCTTCGCGCTGAAGCCGACATACGGGCGGGTGCCGCTCTACCCGGCGAGCGCGTTCGGGACGCTGGCACACGTCGGGCCGATGGCCCGGGACGCGGCGGACGCGGCGCTGCTGATGGACGTCATCGGCCACCCCGACTCGCGTGACTGGTCGGCACTCGCCCCGCCGCCCGGCACGTACACGGACGGCCTGACGGGCGGGGTGCGCGGGCTGCGCGTGGCGTACTCGCCGTCGCTGGGCGGGCAGGTGGCGGTGCGTCCGGAGGTCGCGTCGGCGGTGCGGCACGCCGTGGAGCGGCTGGCGGAGCTCGGCGCGTACGTCACGGAGACCGACCCGGACCTCACCGAACCGGTGGAGGCCTTCCACACCCTGTGGTTCAGCGGGGCTGCCCGGGTGACACAGCATCTGGGACCGGGGCAGCGGGAACTGCTGGATCCGGGCCTGCGCGAGATCTGCACACAGGGCGCCCGCTACTCGGCGCTGGACTATCTGGCCGCGGTGGACGTCCGGATGGACCTGGGGCGCCGGATGGGCCGCTTCCACGACTCCTACGACCTGCTCGTCACGCCGACCCTGCCGATCACGGCGTTCGAGGCGGGCGTCGAGGTACCGAAAGGATCCGGCCACCGGCGCTGGACGGGCTGGACGCCGTTCACGTACCCGTTCAACATGACGCAGCAGCCCGCGGCGAGCGTGCCGGTCGGCGCCGACGGGGACGGCCTGCCGATCGGTCTTCAGCTCGTGGCCGCCCGGCACCGGGACGATCTGGTGCTGCGGGCGGCCCACGCGCTGTACGAGGCCGGCGTGGCGTCCGCCGGCCGGCTCACGCCCTCCGGAAGCTGA
- a CDS encoding AAA domain-containing protein, which produces MQKAAFDPGTEAAQATDAILHDTLHSTARGVVVDSPPGAGKSTLVVRAALELAEAGHPLMVVAQTNAQVDDLVLRLAEKDPELPVGRLHSSDADPYDKALDGLENVRKSAKAADLAGLAVVISTAAKWAHVKADEPWRYAIVDEAYQMRSDALLAVAGLFERALFVGDPGQLDPFAIVGSEQWAGLTYDPSASAVTTLLAHNPDLPQHRLPVSWRLPASAAPLVSDAFYPYTPFRSGTGHGDRRLSFAVPPDGSGPDQVIDEAAESGWGLLELPPRHTPRTDPEAVRAVATVVRRLLDRGGAATSERSPDPSPLTADRIAVGTAHRDQAAAVRAALADLGVTDVVVDTANRLQGREYDVTVVLHPLSGRPDATAFHLETGRLCVLASRHRHACIVVCRAGVGDLLDDYPSTEPVQLGTVVKFPDGWEANHAVLAHLAEHRVVWRP; this is translated from the coding sequence ATGCAGAAGGCCGCCTTCGACCCCGGCACCGAGGCCGCCCAGGCCACCGACGCGATCCTCCACGACACGCTGCACAGCACCGCGCGCGGTGTCGTCGTCGACTCCCCGCCCGGCGCCGGCAAGTCCACGCTCGTCGTCCGCGCGGCCCTGGAGCTGGCCGAGGCCGGCCATCCGCTGATGGTGGTGGCGCAGACCAACGCCCAGGTGGACGACCTGGTCCTGCGGCTCGCCGAGAAGGACCCCGAGCTGCCGGTGGGCCGGCTGCACAGCAGCGACGCCGACCCGTACGACAAGGCGCTCGACGGCCTGGAGAACGTCCGCAAGTCGGCGAAGGCGGCCGACCTCGCCGGGCTGGCCGTGGTGATCTCGACAGCGGCGAAGTGGGCGCATGTGAAGGCCGACGAGCCGTGGCGGTACGCGATCGTCGACGAGGCGTACCAGATGCGCTCGGACGCGCTGCTCGCGGTGGCCGGGCTGTTCGAGCGGGCGCTGTTCGTGGGCGACCCGGGGCAGCTCGACCCGTTCGCGATCGTGGGCAGCGAGCAGTGGGCGGGCCTGACGTACGACCCGTCGGCCTCGGCGGTGACGACCCTGCTCGCCCACAACCCGGATCTGCCCCAGCACCGTCTGCCGGTCTCCTGGCGGCTTCCGGCCTCCGCGGCCCCCCTGGTCTCGGACGCCTTCTACCCGTACACCCCGTTCCGCAGCGGCACCGGCCACGGCGACCGGCGGCTGTCCTTCGCCGTGCCGCCGGACGGCTCGGGCCCCGACCAGGTGATCGACGAGGCGGCCGAGTCGGGCTGGGGCCTGCTGGAGCTGCCCCCGCGGCACACCCCACGCACGGACCCGGAGGCCGTGCGGGCGGTGGCGACGGTCGTACGGCGTCTGCTGGACCGGGGCGGCGCGGCGACGTCGGAACGCTCACCCGACCCCTCTCCCCTGACCGCCGACCGGATCGCCGTCGGCACGGCACACCGGGACCAAGCGGCCGCGGTCCGTGCCGCCCTGGCCGACCTCGGCGTCACCGACGTGGTCGTGGACACGGCCAACCGGCTCCAGGGCCGCGAGTACGACGTCACGGTGGTCCTGCACCCCCTCTCCGGCCGCCCCGACGCCACGGCCTTCCACCTGGAGACGGGCCGCCTGTGCGTCCTGGCCTCCCGCCACCGGCACGCGTGCATCGTGGTCTGCCGGGCGGGGGTCGGCGACCTGCTGGACGACTATCCGTCGACGGAGCCGGTGCAGCTGGGCACGGTGGTGAAGTTTCCGGACGGGTGGGAGGCGAATCACGCGGTGCTGGCGCATCTGGCCGAGCACCGGGTGGTGTGGCGGCCATGA
- a CDS encoding M6 family metalloprotease domain-containing protein gives MSREPYPEVPVPRQFSRARLRSTAAVFTTMSALAATSLGTGPSAAEPDSPAPCALTRTDAHHSEGLDSWNAAYPRPARSLDAVMVFLSFPDAHPLTTPQELTADHFPATTHFFERASYGRFTLRPHPLGHWIRMPQPSTAYAIQRDWSAVHRAAYLRDALSVADPQVDFSRYDVVYFVADPDAPGVDSDATKVVNLTTPMRADGTDLRRVVTVFEQHPPDRLVLAHETGHVFDLPDLYHRPVDGKGDWDTHVGDWDLMGSQFGLAPDLFGWHKWKLGWLERRQVRCVQDAGPARLTLEPLAAGPGVPVAGAAGAPAFGLGRGTKLAVVRTGRDSVLAFEVRGPAGNDVAACRQGVLVYRVRGEAHSGGGPIEVIDAHPGTEACWEDSVYPPLADAPIGPGESFTVPGEGVRVEVEGRTASGAWTVKITAGLEGAPS, from the coding sequence GTGTCCCGTGAACCGTACCCGGAGGTACCCGTGCCGCGTCAGTTCTCGCGCGCCCGACTGCGCAGCACCGCGGCCGTGTTCACCACCATGTCGGCACTGGCCGCGACCTCCCTCGGCACCGGCCCGTCGGCCGCCGAGCCCGACTCGCCCGCGCCCTGCGCCCTGACCCGCACCGACGCCCACCACTCGGAGGGCCTGGACAGCTGGAACGCCGCCTATCCGCGTCCCGCCCGGTCGCTGGACGCGGTCATGGTCTTCCTGTCCTTCCCGGACGCCCATCCGCTGACCACGCCGCAGGAGCTGACCGCCGACCACTTCCCGGCCACCACCCACTTCTTCGAACGCGCCTCCTACGGCCGTTTCACCCTGCGCCCGCACCCGCTCGGGCACTGGATCCGGATGCCGCAGCCGTCCACGGCGTACGCCATACAGCGTGACTGGAGCGCCGTGCACCGGGCCGCGTACCTGCGGGACGCGCTCTCCGTGGCCGACCCGCAGGTCGACTTCTCCCGCTACGACGTCGTGTACTTCGTCGCCGACCCGGACGCGCCCGGCGTGGACTCCGACGCGACCAAGGTGGTCAACCTCACGACTCCGATGCGGGCTGACGGTACCGACCTGCGCCGGGTCGTCACGGTGTTCGAGCAGCATCCGCCGGACCGGCTCGTTCTCGCCCATGAGACCGGGCACGTGTTCGACCTGCCTGACCTCTACCACCGGCCCGTGGACGGCAAGGGCGACTGGGACACGCACGTCGGCGACTGGGACCTGATGGGCAGCCAGTTCGGACTGGCGCCCGACCTGTTCGGCTGGCACAAGTGGAAGCTGGGCTGGCTGGAGCGGCGGCAGGTGCGGTGTGTGCAGGACGCCGGGCCCGCCCGGCTGACCCTGGAGCCGCTGGCGGCCGGGCCCGGGGTGCCGGTGGCGGGTGCGGCGGGGGCGCCGGCCTTCGGCCTCGGGCGGGGCACCAAGCTCGCGGTGGTGCGCACGGGCCGCGACAGTGTGCTCGCGTTCGAGGTGCGGGGGCCGGCGGGCAACGACGTGGCCGCGTGCCGGCAGGGAGTGCTGGTGTACCGGGTGCGGGGCGAGGCGCACTCCGGGGGCGGGCCGATCGAGGTGATCGACGCCCATCCGGGAACCGAGGCCTGCTGGGAGGACTCGGTCTACCCGCCTCTCGCGGACGCGCCGATCGGCCCCGGGGAGAGCTTCACGGTGCCGGGGGAGGGGGTGCGGGTGGAGGTGGAGGGGCGGACGGCTTCGGGAGCCTGGACGGTGAAGATCACAGCGGGCCTTGAAGGTGCTCCGTCATGA
- a CDS encoding putative bifunctional diguanylate cyclase/phosphodiesterase codes for MRERAVSGTSEGPAPAADLDRPVVTESEINTPSRTEPPARAPYSSVFTAAPLAMAVVDREGMVVSANDSLGALLGSAPDELAGAVAADLVDLTCDARTWHAYREVLRGRQSRLRCTRRLKHPDGHSLWVQVTVAPLPAEDRAVLLSVADISSRRELQGRLRHLQMHDPVTRLPNRTLFFERLSAALEAESYEQSGTGRIGLCYLDLDGFKAINDTLGHRVGDRLLAAVAERLTRCADEAGHARPSTPLVARLGGDEFALLVEDSTGTEQLAELAESVLEAIQDPFDISGQRLSVSASIGVVERHAAGTSPTALMQAADTTLYWAKADGKSRWTLFDPERNAHRMTRQALASTLRPAIDRGEFQLEYQPLVGMEDDRLHGVEALIRWNHPQFGVLTPNRFIGLAEEDGSIVPLGRWVLRTACRQARRWQLDHPDEPPIFVSVNVAVRQVWDSDLVADVAETLAETGLAPHLLQLELTESAVMGSAGRPLQALKALSEMGVRIAIDDFGTGYSNLAYLSRLPVSVLKLDGTFVRGFQYDDRDTSTRPNPADEVVVEAMIQLAHRLGLTVTAECVETSAQATRLRRIGCDTGQGWLYSRPVPPDRISELLDTPGVQAGVGNP; via the coding sequence ATGCGGGAGCGAGCGGTGAGCGGAACCTCCGAAGGGCCGGCGCCCGCGGCAGACCTCGACCGGCCGGTCGTCACAGAGAGTGAGATCAACACGCCTTCCCGTACCGAGCCCCCGGCGCGTGCGCCCTACAGCTCCGTCTTCACGGCCGCCCCGCTCGCCATGGCCGTCGTCGACCGGGAGGGGATGGTCGTCAGCGCCAACGACTCGCTCGGCGCGCTGCTCGGCAGTGCCCCGGACGAGCTGGCCGGGGCCGTCGCCGCCGACCTGGTCGACCTCACCTGTGACGCCCGCACCTGGCACGCGTACCGCGAGGTGCTGCGGGGCCGGCAGTCCCGGCTGCGCTGCACGCGCCGCCTCAAACACCCCGACGGGCACTCGCTGTGGGTGCAGGTGACGGTCGCCCCGCTGCCCGCCGAGGACCGGGCCGTCCTGCTGTCCGTCGCCGACATCAGCTCCCGCCGTGAACTCCAGGGCCGGCTACGGCACTTGCAGATGCACGACCCGGTGACCCGGCTGCCCAACCGCACGCTGTTCTTCGAACGCCTGTCGGCCGCGTTGGAGGCGGAGTCGTACGAGCAGAGCGGCACCGGCCGGATCGGCCTGTGCTACCTGGACCTGGACGGCTTCAAGGCCATCAACGACACCCTCGGCCACCGCGTGGGCGACCGGCTGCTGGCCGCCGTCGCCGAGCGCCTCACGCGCTGCGCGGACGAGGCCGGTCACGCCCGCCCCAGCACCCCGCTGGTGGCCCGGCTCGGCGGGGACGAGTTCGCACTGCTCGTCGAGGACTCCACGGGCACCGAGCAACTGGCCGAGCTCGCCGAGTCGGTGCTGGAGGCGATCCAGGACCCGTTCGACATCTCCGGCCAGCGGCTGTCGGTCTCGGCGTCGATCGGTGTCGTGGAGCGGCACGCGGCCGGGACGAGTCCGACCGCCCTGATGCAGGCGGCGGACACCACGCTGTACTGGGCGAAGGCCGACGGCAAGTCCCGCTGGACCCTGTTCGACCCGGAGCGCAACGCCCACCGCATGACCCGCCAGGCCCTCGCCTCCACGCTGCGGCCGGCCATCGACCGGGGCGAGTTCCAGTTGGAGTACCAGCCGCTGGTCGGCATGGAGGACGACCGGCTGCACGGGGTCGAGGCGCTCATCCGCTGGAATCATCCTCAGTTCGGCGTACTGACGCCGAATCGGTTCATCGGACTTGCCGAGGAGGACGGTTCGATCGTTCCGCTGGGCCGCTGGGTGCTGCGGACAGCTTGCCGGCAGGCCCGTCGCTGGCAGTTGGACCACCCCGACGAGCCGCCGATCTTCGTGAGCGTGAACGTGGCGGTGCGTCAGGTCTGGGACTCCGACCTGGTGGCGGACGTGGCGGAGACCCTGGCCGAGACGGGCCTCGCGCCGCACCTGCTCCAGCTGGAGCTCACCGAGTCGGCGGTGATGGGCTCGGCCGGCCGGCCGCTCCAGGCCCTGAAGGCCCTCAGCGAGATGGGCGTACGCATCGCCATCGACGACTTCGGCACCGGCTACTCGAACCTGGCCTACCTCAGCCGCCTGCCGGTGTCCGTCCTGAAGCTGGACGGCACCTTCGTCCGCGGCTTCCAGTACGACGACCGGGACACCTCCACCCGCCCCAACCCGGCCGACGAGGTCGTGGTCGAGGCGATGATCCAGCTCGCCCACCGGCTCGGGCTGACCGTCACCGCCGAATGCGTGGAGACCTCGGCCCAGGCGACCCGGTTGCGGCGCATCGGCTGCGACACCGGGCAGGGCTGGCTCTACTCCCGTCCGGTGCCGCCGGATCGCATCTCCGAGCTGCTGGACACGCCGGGTGTTCAGGCGGGCGTCGGCAACCCGTAG
- a CDS encoding maleate cis-trans isomerase family protein produces MDVSFLGGPSPQRGVGVVAPFDFALDRELWRWVPDEVSLHMTRTPFVPVEVSLDLARMVSEHETLSEAVGTLNAIAPEVIAYACTSGSFVGGVMGERAMCEAMSRAGAVPAITTSGGLLEALVELDVRRVALVTPYTVSVTQSLEAYVAQAGVTISGCAFMGLTRHIWKVPYREVVDMARQAVREDADALFISCTNLPTYDVIPQLEAELRIPVISANQVTMWAALRRLGTRAVGPYQALINPEARAGLGSPGAHAGPVVPEEEQQEGWT; encoded by the coding sequence ATGGACGTCTCATTTCTCGGCGGGCCCAGCCCGCAGCGCGGGGTCGGCGTCGTCGCCCCCTTCGACTTCGCTCTCGACCGCGAGCTGTGGCGGTGGGTGCCGGACGAGGTCTCCCTGCACATGACACGAACACCGTTCGTGCCGGTCGAGGTCAGCCTCGATCTGGCCCGCATGGTCAGCGAACACGAGACGCTGAGCGAGGCGGTCGGCACGCTCAACGCGATCGCTCCCGAGGTCATCGCCTACGCCTGTACGTCGGGCAGCTTCGTCGGCGGCGTCATGGGCGAGCGCGCGATGTGCGAGGCGATGAGCCGGGCGGGCGCCGTACCGGCGATCACCACCTCGGGCGGGCTGCTGGAAGCCCTGGTGGAGCTGGACGTACGGCGGGTGGCGCTGGTGACGCCGTACACGGTGTCGGTGACGCAGTCGCTGGAGGCCTATGTGGCCCAGGCGGGCGTCACGATCTCCGGCTGTGCCTTCATGGGCCTGACCCGGCACATCTGGAAGGTCCCCTACCGGGAGGTCGTGGACATGGCGCGGCAGGCCGTACGCGAGGACGCCGACGCCCTGTTCATCAGCTGCACCAACCTGCCCACCTACGACGTCATCCCCCAGTTGGAGGCCGAGCTGCGCATCCCGGTGATCTCGGCCAACCAAGTGACGATGTGGGCGGCGCTGCGCCGATTGGGTACCCGTGCGGTGGGGCCGTATCAAGCGCTGATCAATCCGGAGGCGCGTGCCGGTCTCGGATCGCCGGGGGCGCACGCCGGTCCCGTCGTGCCGGAAGAAGAGCAGCAGGAAGGCTGGACATGA
- a CDS encoding D-2-hydroxyacid dehydrogenase — MPTPTLLVLDAEPLPRLGSLTGRARIEHTDAKGLAARLPRADVLLVWDFTSRAVRDAWPGEGPRPRWVHTASAGVDHLMCPELAASDTVVTNARGIFDQPIAEYVAALVLAMAKDLPRTLELQRERTWRHRESHKVAGSRAVVVGTGPIGRAIARTLGALDITTALVGRTPRTGVHGPEDLDRLLARADWVIAAAPLTEQTHGMFDARRFGVMQPSARFVNIGRGQLVVEEALAEALAKHGIAGAALDVFESEPLTPDSPLWQVPGLIVSPHMSGDTIGWRDELGAQFVELYELWAAGKPLENVVDKQRGYVPGH; from the coding sequence ATGCCCACCCCCACCCTCCTCGTCCTGGACGCCGAACCCCTCCCCCGCCTCGGAAGCCTCACCGGCCGCGCCCGCATCGAACACACCGACGCGAAGGGTCTCGCCGCACGCCTCCCGCGTGCGGATGTACTGCTGGTGTGGGACTTCACCTCGCGCGCCGTGCGGGACGCCTGGCCCGGCGAGGGCCCACGGCCACGCTGGGTGCATACGGCGAGCGCCGGTGTGGACCATCTGATGTGCCCCGAACTCGCGGCCTCCGACACGGTGGTGACGAACGCGCGCGGCATCTTCGACCAGCCGATCGCCGAGTACGTCGCCGCGCTCGTGCTGGCGATGGCCAAGGACCTGCCGCGCACTCTGGAGCTGCAACGGGAGCGGACCTGGCGGCACCGCGAGTCGCACAAGGTCGCCGGGAGCCGGGCCGTCGTGGTCGGCACCGGGCCCATCGGCCGGGCGATCGCCCGTACGCTGGGCGCGCTCGACATCACGACGGCGCTCGTCGGGCGCACCCCGCGCACCGGCGTGCACGGCCCGGAGGATCTGGACCGGCTGCTGGCGCGCGCCGACTGGGTGATCGCGGCGGCACCGCTCACGGAGCAGACGCACGGCATGTTCGACGCCCGCCGCTTCGGCGTGATGCAGCCGTCCGCCCGGTTCGTCAACATCGGCCGCGGCCAGTTGGTCGTCGAGGAGGCGCTCGCCGAGGCCCTGGCCAAGCACGGGATCGCGGGCGCCGCCCTGGACGTCTTCGAGTCCGAGCCCCTGACCCCCGACAGTCCGTTGTGGCAGGTCCCGGGCCTGATCGTGTCCCCGCACATGAGCGGCGACACCATCGGCTGGCGGGACGAGCTCGGCGCCCAGTTCGTTGAGCTGTACGAGTTGTGGGCGGCGGGAAAGCCGCTGGAGAACGTGGTCGACAAACAGCGCGGGTATGTACCCGGACACTGA
- a CDS encoding DUF3830 family protein: MADRYIEVSLVKRDVTCRAKLLDDRAPITCAAVWDALPLAGDVYHAKYARNEIYALFPPFAETEPPLENPTVTPIPGDLCYFAFAGTELGTKSYGYDREVRAGTTLVDLALFYERNNLLLNADVGWVPGIVWGQIVEGLDAMAEACNDLWRSGAAGETLSFRRA, encoded by the coding sequence ATGGCTGATCGATATATCGAAGTCTCGCTGGTCAAGCGCGACGTGACCTGCCGGGCCAAGCTGCTGGACGACCGCGCGCCGATCACCTGCGCGGCCGTCTGGGACGCCCTTCCGCTGGCCGGGGACGTCTACCACGCGAAGTACGCACGCAACGAGATCTACGCTCTTTTCCCGCCATTCGCCGAAACCGAGCCACCTCTGGAAAACCCGACAGTCACCCCCATTCCTGGCGATCTGTGCTATTTCGCTTTCGCGGGTACGGAGTTGGGGACCAAGTCCTACGGCTACGACCGCGAGGTCCGCGCGGGGACCACGCTCGTCGATCTGGCCCTGTTCTACGAGCGCAACAACCTGCTGCTGAACGCCGATGTGGGCTGGGTCCCCGGCATCGTCTGGGGCCAGATCGTCGAGGGCCTGGACGCCATGGCCGAGGCGTGCAACGACCTGTGGAGGTCGGGAGCGGCGGGGGAGACGCTCAGCTTCCGGAGGGCGTGA
- a CDS encoding LLM class flavin-dependent oxidoreductase, whose amino-acid sequence MAADEIRGAAQGGAPVPLSVLDLVSVGAGRTASDALRTSVDLARLAEARGFHRYWVAEHHSMPGVASSSPAVILAHLAAHTDRIRLGSGGVMLPNHAPLVIAEQFGTLEAMAPGRVDLGLGRAPGTDGATAAALRRTDRPGEGADDFPQQLAELTRFLDDDFPDGHPYRRIHAVPGPVQATSPGGVQSPHRPPIWLLGSSGFSARLAGALGLPFAFAHHFSAQNTIPALDLYRESFQPSAVLDEPYALIGVSALAADEEREARRQVLAAALSMVRLRTGRPGLVPSPEEAEAHEFSPMERDFVDSWNANVIHGTPDEVRSGLDDLAKRTGADELMITANAHGGDVRVRSYELIADAYGLPTPA is encoded by the coding sequence GTGGCGGCAGACGAGATACGCGGCGCAGCACAGGGCGGCGCCCCCGTCCCCCTCTCCGTACTGGACCTGGTCTCCGTAGGGGCCGGCCGCACCGCCTCCGACGCGCTGCGCACCAGCGTCGACCTGGCCCGCCTCGCGGAGGCCCGCGGCTTCCACCGCTACTGGGTCGCCGAGCACCACTCCATGCCGGGCGTGGCCTCGTCGTCCCCGGCCGTGATCCTGGCCCACCTCGCCGCCCACACCGACCGCATCCGCCTCGGCTCGGGCGGTGTGATGCTGCCCAACCACGCCCCGCTCGTCATCGCCGAGCAGTTCGGGACGCTGGAGGCCATGGCCCCGGGCCGCGTCGACCTCGGCCTCGGCCGCGCTCCCGGCACGGACGGTGCCACGGCGGCGGCCCTGCGCCGCACCGACCGGCCGGGCGAGGGCGCCGACGACTTCCCCCAGCAGCTCGCCGAGCTGACCCGGTTCCTCGACGACGACTTCCCCGACGGCCATCCCTACCGTCGTATCCACGCCGTACCGGGGCCGGTCCAGGCCACGTCCCCCGGCGGCGTCCAGTCCCCGCACCGCCCGCCCATCTGGCTGCTCGGCTCCTCCGGCTTCAGTGCCCGCCTGGCCGGCGCACTCGGACTGCCCTTCGCCTTCGCCCACCACTTCTCGGCGCAGAACACGATCCCGGCCCTGGACCTGTACCGGGAGTCCTTCCAGCCGTCCGCCGTGCTCGACGAGCCGTACGCCCTCATCGGCGTCTCCGCCCTCGCCGCCGACGAGGAGCGGGAGGCCCGCCGCCAGGTCCTGGCCGCCGCGCTCAGCATGGTCCGGCTGCGCACCGGACGCCCCGGCCTCGTACCCAGCCCCGAGGAGGCGGAGGCCCACGAGTTCAGCCCGATGGAGCGCGACTTCGTCGACTCCTGGAACGCGAACGTCATCCACGGCACCCCGGACGAGGTCCGCTCCGGCCTGGACGACCTCGCCAAGCGCACCGGCGCCGACGAGCTGATGATCACGGCCAACGCGCACGGCGGCGACGTACGCGTGCGCTCCTACGAACTCATCGCCGACGCCTACGGGTTGCCGACGCCCGCCTGA
- a CDS encoding maleate cis-trans isomerase family protein, with protein sequence MTALGFLYPGHSAEDDYPRIEQLLGSDIRVDLVHTDIGEDAHRVDALLEMGSAGRLAAGVQELRHAGADAVVWACTSGSFVYGWDGAQEQVRTLAQTAGMPASSTSFAFVHAVRELGARRVAIGATYPDDVAQLFAEFLRADGVEVVSVKSSGIITAAEVGTWGEAELLAMARHSDHPDADALLLPDTALHTAAHIPALEKDLGKPVLTANQVTVWEALRLADRRVNAPELGALFTREPIVQA encoded by the coding sequence ATGACAGCACTGGGATTTCTCTACCCGGGCCACTCGGCCGAGGACGACTATCCGCGCATCGAGCAGTTGCTGGGCAGTGACATCCGGGTGGACCTGGTGCACACCGACATCGGTGAGGACGCGCACCGGGTGGACGCGCTGCTGGAGATGGGCTCCGCCGGCCGACTGGCGGCGGGCGTGCAGGAGCTGCGGCACGCCGGCGCGGACGCCGTGGTGTGGGCCTGCACCAGCGGCAGCTTCGTCTACGGCTGGGACGGCGCGCAGGAGCAGGTGCGCACCCTGGCGCAGACGGCCGGCATGCCGGCCTCCTCGACGTCCTTCGCGTTCGTGCACGCGGTACGGGAGCTGGGGGCGCGCCGGGTCGCGATCGGCGCGACGTACCCGGACGACGTGGCCCAGCTGTTCGCCGAGTTCCTGCGGGCGGACGGCGTCGAGGTCGTCTCGGTGAAGAGCTCCGGCATCATCACGGCCGCCGAGGTCGGCACGTGGGGCGAGGCCGAACTCCTGGCCATGGCCCGGCACTCCGACCACCCCGACGCTGATGCCCTCCTCCTGCCCGACACGGCCCTGCACACGGCGGCCCACATCCCGGCGCTGGAGAAGGACCTCGGCAAGCCGGTCCTGACCGCCAACCAGGTCACGGTCTGGGAGGCCCTCCGCCTGGCCGACCGCCGCGTGAACGCGCCGGAACTGGGCGCGCTGTTCACGAGGGAGCCGATCGTCCAGGCGTGA
- a CDS encoding bifunctional DNA primase/polymerase, producing MSSTWNASHVTPDGAVWLASAGTYPRSTLALWEERPDAPVVLPCGSVFDVVSAPAMFGRRMLDRLWDDGPGSGPVAEFRGRMLLFAAPGTAQRLPALLEWEEWGKHGGDTGETGRTGGVPPLLCHGTGDAVTVPAPADDASPSRSGARWLVAPDTRQPWLPGPEVLLWAAVRAARSAVRISIFPPADQGAKVYDVSRRR from the coding sequence ATGAGCAGCACATGGAACGCCTCCCACGTCACCCCGGACGGAGCCGTCTGGCTCGCTTCGGCAGGAACGTATCCGCGGAGCACGCTCGCCCTCTGGGAGGAGCGGCCGGACGCACCGGTCGTGCTGCCCTGCGGGTCGGTCTTCGACGTCGTCAGCGCGCCCGCGATGTTCGGGAGGCGGATGCTCGACCGGCTGTGGGACGACGGGCCCGGCTCGGGGCCGGTCGCCGAGTTCCGCGGCCGGATGCTGCTGTTCGCCGCGCCCGGCACGGCCCAGCGGCTGCCGGCGCTGCTGGAGTGGGAGGAGTGGGGCAAGCACGGCGGTGACACCGGGGAGACCGGCCGCACGGGCGGGGTACCGCCCCTGCTGTGCCACGGCACAGGCGACGCGGTGACCGTCCCGGCCCCGGCGGACGACGCCTCGCCCAGCCGCTCCGGCGCCCGCTGGCTGGTCGCCCCCGACACCCGTCAGCCCTGGCTGCCCGGCCCCGAGGTACTGCTGTGGGCGGCCGTCCGGGCGGCCCGTTCGGCCGTGCGGATATCGATTTTTCCTCCCGCCGACCAGGGTGCTAAGGTCTACGACGTCAGCAGGCGCCGCTAG